From Mucilaginibacter inviolabilis, a single genomic window includes:
- a CDS encoding BLUF domain-containing protein, with amino-acid sequence MKYIVYVSTAIRLMTEDELLDLLTIARTKNKKYSVTGMLLYCQGTFMQVLEGEESSVDLIYSAIELDIFRHKNIIKLASGTIEKRNFPDWSMGFASVNSETLQEIEGFLSSPDLNLANNSEHITVNMLKTFVENNKLYISF; translated from the coding sequence ATGAAATATATTGTTTATGTAAGCACAGCTATAAGGCTGATGACTGAAGACGAGCTTTTAGATTTGCTTACTATTGCTCGCACTAAAAATAAAAAGTATAGCGTTACAGGCATGCTGCTTTATTGCCAAGGTACTTTTATGCAGGTTCTGGAAGGTGAAGAAAGTTCGGTCGACCTGATTTACAGCGCCATTGAATTGGATATCTTCAGGCACAAAAACATCATCAAACTAGCTTCCGGAACTATTGAAAAGAGGAACTTTCCGGACTGGTCAATGGGCTTTGCCTCTGTAAACTCAGAAACACTACAGGAAATTGAAGGGTTTCTCAGTTCACCCGACTTAAACTTAGCTAACAACTCTGAACATATTACCGTTAATATGCTTAAAACCTTTGTTGAAAACAATAAATTATATATTTCTTTTTAA
- a CDS encoding GDSL-type esterase/lipase family protein encodes MKLKLMFIGLLLFTTMAKAQQKIIRLYPGAAPGSENWNWTEGESENKVYNVKLVYNVVYPSMEVFLPDPAIATGTAVVICPGGGFEVLSIDSEGNEVAKWLNQHGVAAFVLKYRLTQSLTDDPMKELATNMAKKDFEQKISKIIPLCIADARQAISYVREHAAEYGLSPSRIGIMGFSAGGTLAAATAYKYTPADRPDFVAPIYPYFPPALQSAIPDDAPPLFLAAATDDDLNLAPHSVDLYSKWLASKHSAELHLYAQGSHGFGMRKQNIPTDTWIERFNDWLGLKGFLKPIDPKAKSPQDKLAEAENNHKKYDEQLHKDWANIKRYATDNEKVTAQEANPKSVVYMGDSITDFWIRSDSAFFAGKPYYDRGISGQTTTQMLVRFRDDVVNLKPGVVVILAGINDIAENNGPIKLEDVFGNIQSMALLAKAAGIKVVLSSVLPAFNFPWRPGMEPAEKVIRLNAMIKDFADKNHMVYLDYFSAMADERKGLPKSLSADGVHPNLAGYKVMEPLAEKAIAEALKYK; translated from the coding sequence ATGAAACTAAAATTAATGTTTATAGGGCTGTTGCTTTTTACAACAATGGCAAAGGCACAGCAAAAAATTATCCGGTTGTACCCTGGTGCGGCTCCGGGTTCCGAAAACTGGAACTGGACCGAAGGTGAAAGTGAAAATAAGGTATATAACGTAAAGTTGGTATACAATGTGGTATATCCTTCTATGGAGGTATTTTTGCCCGATCCTGCAATTGCCACAGGCACGGCTGTAGTTATTTGCCCGGGTGGGGGGTTCGAGGTATTATCTATCGACAGCGAAGGCAATGAGGTGGCCAAATGGCTTAACCAACATGGTGTAGCGGCCTTTGTATTAAAATACCGATTAACACAAAGCCTTACTGATGACCCAATGAAAGAACTGGCCACAAACATGGCTAAAAAAGATTTTGAACAAAAAATAAGTAAAATAATCCCGCTTTGTATTGCCGATGCCAGGCAAGCCATCAGTTACGTGCGTGAGCATGCGGCCGAATATGGTTTGTCGCCATCACGCATAGGCATTATGGGTTTCTCGGCTGGCGGTACCCTGGCAGCGGCAACAGCGTATAAATATACCCCTGCTGACCGACCCGATTTTGTGGCGCCAATCTACCCTTATTTTCCCCCGGCATTGCAATCGGCTATTCCGGATGATGCTCCGCCACTGTTTTTGGCAGCTGCCACAGATGATGACCTCAACCTAGCCCCTCATAGTGTTGATCTATATTCCAAATGGCTAGCTTCAAAACACAGCGCCGAGCTGCATTTGTATGCACAGGGCAGCCATGGCTTTGGCATGCGTAAACAAAATATACCCACAGATACCTGGATAGAGCGTTTTAACGACTGGCTGGGTTTGAAAGGTTTTTTAAAACCAATAGATCCGAAGGCTAAATCGCCGCAGGATAAATTGGCAGAAGCGGAGAATAACCACAAAAAATATGATGAGCAGCTACATAAAGACTGGGCCAACATTAAACGCTATGCAACCGATAACGAAAAAGTAACCGCACAGGAAGCTAACCCTAAAAGTGTGGTTTACATGGGTGATTCGATCACTGATTTCTGGATCAGGAGCGACTCTGCGTTTTTTGCCGGTAAGCCATACTATGACCGGGGTATCAGCGGACAAACTACAACTCAGATGCTGGTTCGTTTCCGTGATGATGTGGTCAACTTAAAACCAGGTGTGGTAGTGATACTGGCAGGTATTAATGATATTGCCGAAAACAATGGCCCCATAAAATTGGAAGATGTTTTTGGTAATATACAATCCATGGCTTTGCTGGCTAAAGCAGCCGGCATTAAAGTTGTTCTATCGTCGGTATTGCCTGCATTTAATTTCCCTTGGCGCCCGGGGATGGAACCTGCCGAAAAAGTGATACGATTGAATGCTATGATCAAAGATTTTGCTGATAAGAACCACATGGTATATCTGGACTATTTTTCTGCTATGGCCGATGAGCGCAAGGGTTTACCCAAATCCTTATCTGCTGATGGTGTACACCCCAACCTGGCCGGTTACAAAGTAATGGAACCACTGGCCGAAAAAGCAATTGCCGAGGCTTTAAAATACAAGTAA
- a CDS encoding sterol desaturase family protein — translation MKKNYVSNSQESVRMFKSDFLEGLSKVHYTVPLYIFVPVILVCTYEAFFEAGLSFLLYIGLFLAGLFIWTIVEYIMHRFVFHYQPNENWKWAQRLHFIMHGVHHDYPSDAKRLVLPPSLSIPLATGFYFLFKALLPVNYIFGFFPGFILGYLFYDISHYAMHHFNFKSGLFKKIKQHHMLHHYQDPEKGYGVSSPLWDKIFRSGFLKK, via the coding sequence ATGAAAAAGAATTATGTCTCCAATTCTCAGGAGTCTGTGAGAATGTTTAAAAGTGACTTTTTAGAAGGTTTATCAAAGGTACATTACACCGTACCCCTATATATTTTTGTACCCGTTATTTTAGTATGTACTTATGAGGCTTTTTTTGAAGCAGGCCTTAGTTTTTTACTATATATCGGCCTGTTTTTAGCCGGATTATTTATCTGGACAATTGTTGAATACATTATGCACCGTTTTGTTTTCCATTACCAGCCAAACGAAAACTGGAAATGGGCACAAAGGCTGCATTTTATTATGCATGGCGTACATCATGATTACCCCAGCGATGCCAAACGATTAGTATTGCCACCTTCATTAAGCATCCCGTTGGCTACCGGCTTTTACTTTTTGTTTAAAGCTTTGTTACCTGTAAATTATATATTCGGTTTTTTCCCTGGTTTTATATTGGGTTATCTGTTTTATGACATATCGCACTATGCTATGCACCATTTTAACTTTAAAAGTGGCCTTTTCAAAAAAATAAAACAACACCACATGCTGCATCACTACCAGGATCCTGAAAAAGGCTACGGTGTGAGCTCGCCGTTATGGGACAAAATATTCCGTTCAGGTTTTCTAAAAAAATAA
- a CDS encoding MBL fold metallo-hydrolase, whose protein sequence is MTITFLGTGTSQGVPVIACGCEVCTSTDSRDNRLRTSILIETEDKTIVVDSGPDFRYQMLRAGVKHLDAIVFTHEHKDHIAGMDDIRAFNYKQNSPIDIYADLRVQKALVREFPYVFDGTGYPGLPQVNIHPVDLHPFSIGHTIFTPIEVLHYKLPILGFRIKNFTYITDAKTIPETEKEKIKGTKTLVINALQKQSHISHFTLDEAISFANEIGAEKTYLTHISHRLGTHFDVSKELPENIELAYDGLKLII, encoded by the coding sequence GTGACCATAACATTTTTAGGAACCGGAACTTCTCAGGGTGTGCCTGTTATAGCCTGCGGCTGTGAGGTATGTACATCAACCGATAGCCGTGATAACCGGCTGCGCACTTCCATTTTAATAGAGACTGAAGATAAAACTATAGTGGTTGACTCCGGCCCCGATTTCAGGTATCAAATGTTACGTGCCGGCGTAAAGCACCTGGATGCCATTGTATTTACCCACGAACACAAGGATCATATTGCCGGCATGGACGATATCAGGGCATTTAACTATAAACAAAACAGCCCTATTGACATTTACGCTGATCTAAGAGTACAAAAGGCTCTGGTACGCGAGTTTCCGTACGTTTTTGACGGAACAGGCTACCCTGGTCTCCCACAGGTAAACATACATCCAGTTGATCTTCATCCTTTTTCAATTGGCCATACCATATTTACCCCGATTGAGGTTTTACATTATAAATTGCCCATACTAGGTTTCAGAATAAAGAATTTTACTTACATCACTGATGCCAAAACAATACCGGAAACGGAAAAAGAAAAGATAAAAGGAACAAAAACCCTGGTGATTAACGCCTTGCAAAAGCAAAGTCATATATCTCATTTCACCCTTGATGAGGCTATTAGTTTTGCGAATGAAATAGGTGCCGAAAAAACTTACCTTACCCATATCAGTCATCGTTTGGGCACTCATTTCGATGTATCAAAAGAACTACCGGAGAATATAGAATTGGCTTATGATGGCTTGAAACTCATTATCTGA
- a CDS encoding phosphatase PAP2 family protein: MDNTGQHSVTVNPKSILTVSLLSIGYLLISYFLIGYNSSELVLVAIFNTLFYLSGVTRKFILGFSIFIVYWIIFDYMKAFPNYHYTAVHIADLYNFEKHIFGIHDNGKLLTPNEYWRIHGTTFIDVVTGLFYLCWIPVPLGFAAFLFFKNKRQFLYFSLTFVLVNLLGFVIYYTFPAAPPWYVQYYGFHFTPLTAGNVAGLAKFDAYFHAGIFKSIYTKGSNVFAAMPSLHSSYPVIVLYYGIKNRYKIASIFFAIVMLGIWFTAVYASHHYVLDVLAGITTATVGISLFNLLMNRVKWLQMSINKYEQVIL; this comes from the coding sequence GTGGATAATACCGGGCAACATAGCGTAACAGTTAATCCAAAAAGCATACTTACTGTTTCTCTTCTTTCAATAGGCTATTTACTCATCTCTTACTTCCTTATTGGCTATAATTCTTCGGAGCTGGTATTGGTAGCCATATTTAACACGCTCTTTTATCTATCAGGAGTTACCCGCAAATTCATATTAGGCTTCAGCATATTCATTGTATACTGGATCATATTTGATTATATGAAGGCTTTCCCCAACTACCATTACACAGCCGTTCATATAGCCGATCTGTATAATTTCGAAAAACATATTTTCGGGATACATGACAATGGTAAACTACTAACGCCCAACGAATACTGGCGCATTCATGGCACCACGTTTATAGACGTAGTGACTGGTTTATTTTACCTGTGCTGGATACCCGTACCCTTAGGTTTTGCCGCCTTTTTATTCTTCAAAAATAAACGGCAGTTTTTGTATTTCTCTCTCACCTTTGTGCTGGTGAACCTGCTTGGCTTTGTAATTTATTATACATTTCCGGCGGCACCGCCGTGGTATGTTCAATATTATGGTTTCCATTTTACGCCGCTAACAGCTGGCAATGTTGCCGGTCTGGCTAAGTTTGATGCTTATTTTCATGCAGGTATTTTCAAATCCATTTATACCAAAGGCTCTAATGTGTTTGCAGCCATGCCATCACTCCACTCCTCTTACCCGGTTATTGTTTTGTATTATGGTATAAAAAACCGGTATAAAATTGCCAGTATTTTCTTTGCTATAGTTATGCTGGGTATTTGGTTTACTGCAGTTTATGCCAGTCACCATTACGTGCTGGATGTTTTGGCAGGTATTACTACTGCTACAGTAGGTATATCACTATTTAACCTTTTAATGAACAGGGTAAAATGGTTGCAGATGTCTATTAATAAATACGAACAGGTTATTTTATAA
- a CDS encoding CAP domain-containing protein, with protein MRKPIVKTIFTLAALLTFCTAHAQSRQFKNEFLYRINLTRQKGCNCGIKYYAPAPPLTWNDDLQDAAEGHAKDMARQNYFDHTSKDGRNMEDRIVAAGYKFKGYKSFAIGENIAAGQQSIAEVMDGWFKSEGHCKNLMNPDFREVGVAMYRNYWVQDFGGRQSFSPEQQKLIKSGKYRMVQQPATGHD; from the coding sequence ATGAGGAAACCGATTGTTAAAACCATTTTTACTCTTGCTGCATTACTTACATTTTGCACGGCTCATGCACAAAGCAGGCAATTTAAAAATGAGTTTTTATACCGTATAAACTTAACAAGACAAAAAGGCTGTAATTGTGGGATAAAGTATTATGCTCCTGCTCCGCCTTTAACCTGGAACGATGATTTACAGGATGCTGCTGAAGGCCATGCCAAAGACATGGCCCGGCAAAACTATTTTGACCATACCAGCAAGGATGGCCGCAATATGGAAGATCGTATAGTTGCTGCCGGCTATAAATTTAAGGGGTATAAAAGCTTTGCCATTGGCGAAAACATAGCCGCCGGGCAACAAAGCATTGCAGAAGTAATGGATGGCTGGTTTAAAAGCGAAGGTCATTGTAAAAACCTCATGAATCCCGATTTTAGAGAAGTAGGCGTTGCCATGTACCGGAATTACTGGGTACAGGATTTTGGCGGGCGCCAGTCATTTTCGCCCGAACAACAAAAGCTCATCAAATCTGGCAAATACCGTATGGTGCAGCAACCAGCAACAGGCCATGATTAG